Proteins from a genomic interval of Mesorhizobium shangrilense:
- a CDS encoding M10 family metallopeptidase C-terminal domain-containing protein: MTAAIKNTLTGDATVDGILLTNKWENPNITFSFPTKASNYGKNYSSAGEPYKGFEAFNSTQKAAVIRILDSIEGFTKATFTQMTETDTQHATLRFAETTAVYSSGHTSAWTYHPSSTTERAGDGWYNTSGANYGYNTPAYGNRSYATMMHEIGHQIGLAHPHDARGTLMPDAYDNRNYTVMSYERLSGGDVQTYMQKDIAALQHMYGANYDTNSGNTTYKWSTTTGELSINGVGQGKPTANKIAMTVWDGGGTDTYDFSNYATALKIDLNPGAWTSLGTQHIKGAEGEIANALLYKGDARSLIENAKGGSGADTIVGNQAANVLEGNAGNDILRGEAGNDILRGGTGSDKLYGGTGSDVFDFDFTSWSTPTARDTIMDFVPGVDDIDLRTIDANTKVSGDQAFSFIGKGAFTGAAGQLNFVNGVLSGDVNGDKVADFQVNVTGVSSLTAWDFIL, encoded by the coding sequence ATGACGGCTGCAATCAAGAACACCCTCACCGGCGACGCCACTGTCGACGGCATTCTTCTGACCAACAAGTGGGAGAACCCGAACATCACGTTCAGCTTCCCGACAAAAGCGTCGAACTACGGGAAGAACTACAGCTCCGCCGGCGAGCCGTACAAAGGGTTCGAGGCGTTCAACAGCACGCAGAAAGCGGCGGTCATCCGCATCCTTGACTCCATCGAAGGGTTCACCAAAGCCACCTTCACGCAGATGACGGAGACCGATACACAGCACGCAACTCTCCGCTTCGCCGAGACCACGGCGGTCTACAGCTCAGGCCACACGTCTGCATGGACTTACCACCCCTCGTCGACCACCGAGAGAGCCGGCGACGGTTGGTACAACACCTCGGGCGCCAACTACGGGTACAACACCCCCGCATACGGCAACCGCTCCTACGCGACGATGATGCATGAGATCGGGCATCAGATCGGCCTCGCGCATCCCCACGACGCCAGGGGCACGTTGATGCCCGATGCGTATGACAACCGCAACTACACGGTCATGAGCTACGAAAGGTTGTCAGGCGGCGACGTACAGACGTACATGCAGAAGGACATCGCGGCTCTCCAGCACATGTACGGGGCCAACTACGACACCAACAGCGGCAACACCACCTACAAGTGGAGCACGACCACTGGGGAGTTGTCCATCAACGGTGTCGGCCAGGGTAAGCCTACCGCCAACAAGATCGCCATGACGGTGTGGGACGGCGGCGGGACCGACACCTATGACTTCTCGAACTACGCGACGGCGCTGAAAATCGACCTGAACCCTGGTGCATGGACGTCCCTGGGGACGCAGCATATCAAGGGTGCCGAGGGCGAGATCGCCAACGCTCTCCTCTACAAGGGGGACGCCAGGTCGCTGATCGAGAACGCCAAGGGCGGAAGCGGAGCCGACACCATCGTCGGGAACCAGGCCGCGAACGTGCTGGAGGGCAACGCCGGCAACGACATCCTCCGCGGCGAGGCGGGCAACGACATCCTCCGCGGCGGGACGGGCAGCGATAAGCTTTACGGCGGGACGGGTTCAGACGTGTTCGACTTCGATTTCACGTCCTGGTCGACTCCCACGGCGAGGGACACCATCATGGACTTCGTCCCCGGCGTGGACGACATCGACCTGCGGACGATCGACGCCAACACCAAGGTGTCCGGCGACCAAGCATTCTCGTTCATCGGCAAGGGCGCATTCACTGGCGCCGCTGGCCAACTGAACTTCGTCAACGGCGTCCTGTCGGGAGACGTGAACGGGGACAAGGTCGCCGACTTCCAGGTCAACGTGACCGGCGTAAGCAGCCTGACGGCATGGGATTTTATCCTCTAA
- a CDS encoding HlyD family type I secretion periplasmic adaptor subunit, giving the protein MACLGSDPRSSSGHGVINVASNVKTVQHLEGGIVSEILVQEGTRVSPGQVLVRLQSTASTAAANEIKAQWYEAKATEARLLAERDGKDSIEVPSELSGQDSLAVDAISGQESIFRSRQNLFRERLSLLQQSTGSLAKEIEGFEGQVVAATRKLELIEEQLSDVRDLYGKKLVVRSRLIDLEREKADVKGALSGYVASIGSTKQKMEETKFKIAELTASTAAEIVEQLREARAKIYEYAQRMAAAEDVNTRTEIRAPIGGTIVGLKVHTNGGVIAAGEPLMDIVPKMIIWWL; this is encoded by the coding sequence GTGGCTTGTCTCGGCTCCGATCCAAGGAGCAGTTCTGGCCACGGGGTAATCAACGTAGCGTCAAACGTTAAGACAGTTCAGCACCTCGAAGGCGGGATCGTTTCGGAGATATTGGTTCAAGAGGGAACTCGCGTGTCGCCAGGCCAAGTGCTGGTGCGATTGCAGAGCACTGCTTCGACGGCCGCTGCAAATGAAATCAAGGCGCAGTGGTACGAAGCCAAGGCCACCGAGGCTCGCTTGCTCGCGGAAAGAGACGGAAAGGACTCGATCGAAGTTCCCTCGGAATTAAGCGGCCAAGACAGTTTGGCAGTCGATGCCATTTCCGGACAGGAAAGCATCTTTCGGTCACGTCAGAACCTCTTCAGAGAGAGACTATCCCTGCTGCAGCAATCGACTGGAAGCTTGGCCAAGGAAATCGAGGGCTTTGAGGGGCAAGTCGTCGCCGCTACTCGGAAACTCGAGCTTATCGAGGAGCAACTGAGTGATGTCCGTGACCTCTACGGCAAGAAGTTGGTGGTGAGGTCACGCCTCATAGATCTGGAGAGAGAAAAGGCAGACGTGAAAGGTGCCTTAAGCGGATATGTAGCGTCGATCGGATCTACGAAGCAAAAGATGGAGGAGACAAAATTCAAGATCGCTGAGCTTACCGCGTCCACAGCGGCCGAGATTGTCGAACAACTCAGAGAAGCACGCGCCAAAATATATGAATACGCTCAGCGGATGGCCGCTGCTGAGGACGTGAACACGCGTACCGAAATTCGTGCTCCCATCGGAGGCACCATAGTGGGGCTCAAGGTCCACACAAACGGCGGTGTCATTGCAGCAGGAGAGCCGCTCATGGACATCGTCCCCAAGATGATAATCTGGTGGTTGTAG
- a CDS encoding ATP-grasp domain-containing protein, which translates to MARASDAFPTVEVAGFKTLSGCNVYSPNTVVKLTVNIGRMATARISDLAPHARLALSALFPECTQDASAPQYIADAIRYADLELCRAMNFYSSLGLPFLVSDPSQGALEIVWESDDPQMSRAAASAVVEAVCEVARGENAAPKFAHLRELNLERAKKRRLSNSTASLVAAAKRHGIPFEFVSRNHLRFGQGKHQKQLFSTISGSTSFVSAKVALDKRLGNRLLAQAGMPVPRQIAVRTKSDAVAAAKQLGKTVVVKPAKGNQGRGVSVHLRGRRAVEAAFDIARSERYAVLVEQFIAGPEYRVTVVDFHVVAAVMCCRPQVTGDGEKTIRHLIDDLNREPDRDGSRLSRLEIDDELLRELSLRRLTLESVPIPGQPVVLRPTGHLARGGVPVDVTSSVHPDNKQLCERIASVVGLSIAGVDLVMPDIARSHREVGCTVIEVNARPGVEFHLWPRAGTSRDVSEIVLANLYHNPGSSNVATVLVVGDRHTNVVATAIEHRFQAEGRRVGLLSKRGAYINSVPQESGQRITPRMLARDPALEALVYAASPERVWANGLGLGACHAVSMTPSDVDNGKMLGELARRMLLHANRGYFIVDKEDDGSRGALSTLPRARLILITIETDLDADLQQHLHKGGLVLSIRWRADGSGAEMALMSGSGELAAEPFPSMSQLRAPQVRAAMHAMAMSYLANSDGWFDEEILSSSSPSNQGVESGVQLSAH; encoded by the coding sequence GTGGCGCGCGCATCTGATGCATTTCCCACGGTTGAGGTTGCCGGTTTCAAGACGTTATCGGGATGCAATGTGTATAGTCCGAACACGGTTGTGAAATTGACCGTGAACATTGGGCGCATGGCGACGGCTCGGATCTCTGATTTAGCTCCCCACGCGCGCTTGGCGTTATCCGCATTGTTTCCCGAGTGCACACAGGACGCGTCTGCGCCTCAGTACATCGCCGATGCTATACGATACGCTGATCTTGAGCTTTGCCGGGCGATGAATTTCTATTCGTCATTAGGGCTGCCGTTCCTTGTGAGCGATCCGTCCCAAGGCGCTCTTGAGATCGTTTGGGAGTCCGACGACCCGCAGATGTCGCGCGCCGCTGCTTCGGCTGTGGTTGAAGCGGTCTGTGAGGTGGCGCGGGGCGAGAACGCCGCACCGAAATTCGCCCACCTCCGGGAGCTAAATCTGGAAAGAGCAAAGAAACGACGTCTTTCAAATTCGACCGCTTCCCTGGTGGCCGCCGCCAAGAGGCATGGTATCCCGTTCGAGTTTGTGAGCCGCAACCACCTACGCTTTGGCCAGGGAAAGCACCAGAAGCAGCTTTTCTCCACGATCTCGGGTTCGACATCGTTTGTGTCTGCGAAGGTGGCCCTGGACAAAAGGCTGGGCAATAGACTTTTGGCGCAGGCAGGCATGCCGGTACCCCGCCAAATTGCCGTTCGTACCAAGTCCGATGCGGTCGCGGCCGCCAAACAACTGGGCAAGACCGTGGTGGTGAAACCAGCTAAGGGAAATCAGGGCCGAGGAGTTTCGGTTCACCTGCGGGGGCGTCGTGCTGTTGAAGCTGCATTCGACATAGCGCGCTCGGAGCGGTATGCGGTTTTGGTAGAGCAGTTCATCGCCGGCCCTGAATACAGAGTGACGGTCGTTGATTTTCATGTCGTCGCAGCAGTCATGTGTTGCCGACCCCAAGTCACCGGCGACGGTGAAAAAACGATACGCCACTTGATTGATGATTTGAATCGAGAGCCCGACAGGGATGGTAGTCGGCTGTCTCGTCTGGAGATTGACGACGAACTGCTACGAGAACTGTCCTTGCGACGTCTGACACTGGAGTCTGTCCCAATTCCCGGGCAGCCGGTGGTCCTCCGACCTACTGGTCACCTCGCCCGCGGGGGCGTCCCGGTCGACGTCACAAGCTCCGTTCATCCAGATAACAAGCAGCTGTGCGAGCGCATCGCCAGTGTCGTTGGGCTCAGTATCGCCGGGGTGGACCTTGTCATGCCCGACATTGCGAGATCTCACAGAGAGGTCGGGTGTACTGTCATCGAGGTGAATGCACGACCAGGGGTTGAATTTCATCTTTGGCCGCGAGCGGGGACGTCAAGAGATGTAAGCGAAATAGTCTTGGCCAATTTGTACCACAATCCGGGCTCATCCAATGTCGCCACCGTTCTCGTTGTTGGCGACCGGCACACCAATGTGGTGGCTACGGCGATTGAGCACCGGTTCCAGGCGGAAGGCCGAAGGGTTGGTCTGTTGTCGAAGAGAGGCGCTTACATCAACAGCGTGCCCCAGGAATCTGGGCAGAGAATAACGCCCCGAATGCTGGCGAGAGACCCGGCCCTGGAAGCTCTGGTTTACGCGGCCTCTCCGGAAAGAGTCTGGGCGAACGGTCTTGGCCTGGGTGCTTGCCATGCAGTCTCGATGACGCCGTCGGACGTCGACAATGGCAAAATGCTCGGCGAGCTCGCTCGGAGAATGTTACTACACGCAAATCGTGGCTATTTCATCGTGGACAAGGAAGATGATGGGTCTCGTGGTGCGCTGTCGACACTGCCGCGGGCAAGATTGATCTTGATCACTATCGAAACCGATCTCGACGCTGACTTGCAGCAGCATTTGCACAAGGGCGGCTTGGTCCTGTCGATCAGATGGCGCGCTGATGGCTCCGGAGCCGAGATGGCACTGATGTCGGGATCCGGTGAGCTGGCGGCGGAGCCGTTCCCATCAATGTCCCAGTTGCGTGCACCGCAAGTCAGGGCCGCCATGCATGCAATGGCAATGTCGTATTTGGCAAACAGCGATGGTTGGTTCGACGAGGAGATCTTGTCCTCGTCGAGCCCCTCAAATCAAGGGGTCGAGAGCGGGGTGCAGTTGTCAGCCCACTGA
- a CDS encoding type I secretion system permease/ATPase, which yields MFINALRFAGPLYLIQVFDRVISSRSVETLIVLTLAALLAMVTGGVLETIRRRMLSRWSVWIEHHLTSQSVKAGLTAGVANPPILTSIQKVSGFVERGLAPWMDAVWAPIFFLCAYLIHPVLGIVAIAGVTLLVGMGLLKEKLTREPRQAQYEAARQANAVLVSAERNKDIVGAFAMADAIAGRWGRNRLDGFLQRERLNARGTSLDAAIRMLRRGLHVILLATGIWLFLNDAATLGGVFAARLFASFAYRMVERAVREIRSFKEAREGYYKIKADLAKPFEVKPSLLPGTPQGTLVLDEVTFRHAGSRDVFRKLSLSLEPGELLLVVGRAASGKTTLSRLLIGLLKPRTGQIRLGDMNITRLPDHVRAEVIGYLPQHVELFDGTIAENIARFQQTSLDEVVSAAKTAGIHQVIVRLPQGYDTPLSDEIGLSGSERKRIALARALFRAPRLIVLDEPFANLDISSRRALESAVGHMKDLGCSVVITVSGQSSRLAALVDRSLILGGRTPEITNYTERSDRSMRPEKPALRSVK from the coding sequence GTGTTCATCAATGCCCTCCGCTTTGCGGGCCCGCTTTACCTCATCCAAGTATTCGACCGGGTTATTTCCAGCCGCAGCGTCGAGACCCTCATTGTTCTGACCTTGGCTGCCTTGCTCGCCATGGTCACTGGCGGCGTGCTCGAGACCATTCGCCGTCGCATGCTTTCCCGCTGGAGCGTCTGGATCGAGCACCACTTGACGAGCCAATCCGTGAAAGCCGGGTTGACGGCAGGTGTCGCCAATCCGCCGATCCTGACAAGCATTCAGAAAGTCTCCGGCTTTGTTGAGCGAGGGCTTGCCCCCTGGATGGATGCGGTTTGGGCTCCGATCTTCTTTTTGTGTGCATATCTCATTCATCCGGTTCTCGGCATCGTCGCGATTGCAGGCGTGACCTTGCTGGTGGGCATGGGCCTGCTCAAGGAGAAGCTCACGCGAGAACCCCGCCAAGCGCAGTATGAAGCTGCAAGGCAGGCAAATGCGGTACTGGTTTCAGCGGAAAGGAACAAAGACATAGTCGGCGCGTTCGCAATGGCCGACGCGATCGCCGGGCGCTGGGGCAGGAACCGGCTGGACGGCTTCTTACAGCGGGAACGGCTGAACGCCAGAGGAACGAGCCTTGATGCAGCCATCCGCATGCTGCGCCGAGGACTTCATGTAATCCTGCTGGCGACTGGGATATGGCTGTTCCTGAACGACGCGGCAACTCTCGGCGGCGTATTCGCCGCCCGGCTTTTTGCCAGTTTCGCTTATAGAATGGTTGAAAGGGCGGTTCGAGAGATCCGGAGCTTCAAGGAAGCGCGCGAGGGATACTACAAGATCAAGGCGGATCTGGCGAAGCCATTCGAGGTGAAGCCGTCGCTGCTTCCTGGAACACCGCAAGGCACCTTGGTTCTTGACGAAGTCACGTTCCGGCACGCCGGATCGCGAGACGTATTCAGGAAACTGTCGCTTTCGCTGGAGCCCGGAGAATTGCTGCTGGTCGTAGGGCGTGCAGCCTCCGGCAAGACCACGCTCTCTCGTCTTCTCATTGGTCTCCTCAAGCCGCGCACCGGCCAGATCCGCTTGGGGGACATGAACATCACCCGCCTGCCGGATCACGTCAGGGCTGAGGTCATCGGCTATTTGCCTCAGCATGTCGAACTGTTCGATGGAACCATCGCGGAAAACATCGCGCGGTTCCAACAAACCTCCTTGGATGAAGTGGTTTCAGCAGCGAAAACTGCCGGGATCCACCAGGTTATCGTCCGTCTGCCCCAAGGCTATGACACGCCGCTTAGTGACGAGATCGGGCTGTCCGGGAGTGAACGGAAACGGATAGCCCTGGCCAGGGCGCTGTTCCGTGCGCCGCGGCTCATCGTCCTGGACGAGCCGTTCGCCAATCTGGACATTTCCTCGAGACGGGCGCTTGAGTCGGCCGTGGGGCATATGAAGGATTTGGGATGCTCGGTCGTCATCACCGTGTCCGGACAGTCCAGCCGTCTTGCCGCGCTGGTTGACAGGTCGCTGATCTTGGGTGGCCGAACGCCTGAGATCACCAATTACACCGAACGTTCTGATCGCAGCATGCGCCCCGAGAAACCTGCACTGCGGAGTGTAAAGTGA
- a CDS encoding serine hydrolase domain-containing protein yields the protein MRRLVLPASVILALAVSLGAILLISQHSAESRSAPPVYEFADIERYDARHEYSPSPRWERLLSADKAGWSLEKLDAVKAYAEASGTDALLVIFNGLVVLDYGRYAERFDLHSVRKSLMSVAYGLYADMGIVDLSKTLSELGIDDAGGLTEVEKSATVADLLTSMSGVFHTAAYETRGMKERRPDRGAYMPGEYWFYNNWDFNALVTIFNKAGGQDFFDVFATRIAAPLGMEQFRLQDTRYYREADKSKHPAYLFRMSALDLARVGLLYLRKGKFGDQQLVSEDWVERSTSVKHAWKQNQPSAGYGYLWQVTKDGFYAAGRGGQRLYVVPKRGLVIVHLADTSGGQKVKNSNVKRLYRMILNAQETRTDVDPMTGIEPDEDGDGQD from the coding sequence ATGCGACGACTGGTTCTACCTGCGTCCGTTATCCTCGCTCTCGCCGTGTCGCTCGGTGCGATCCTCCTGATCTCTCAGCATAGCGCCGAATCACGAAGCGCTCCTCCAGTCTATGAGTTCGCGGATATTGAGCGCTACGATGCGCGCCACGAGTATTCTCCGAGTCCTCGGTGGGAGCGCCTGCTCTCCGCCGACAAGGCTGGATGGTCGCTCGAGAAACTCGATGCGGTAAAGGCCTATGCTGAGGCTTCAGGGACCGACGCGCTGCTGGTCATATTCAATGGTCTGGTTGTCCTGGACTACGGCAGATACGCGGAGAGATTTGATTTGCACTCGGTCCGAAAGAGCCTGATGAGCGTAGCTTATGGACTCTACGCCGACATGGGTATTGTGGACCTCTCCAAAACGCTGAGCGAACTCGGCATAGATGATGCAGGAGGGCTTACCGAGGTCGAGAAAAGCGCGACGGTTGCGGATCTTTTGACGTCAATGTCCGGAGTTTTCCATACAGCAGCTTACGAAACCAGGGGAATGAAAGAGCGGCGCCCGGACAGGGGAGCCTATATGCCCGGCGAGTATTGGTTTTACAATAACTGGGACTTCAATGCCTTGGTGACCATATTCAATAAAGCGGGCGGGCAGGATTTCTTCGACGTATTTGCCACCCGAATAGCCGCTCCATTAGGGATGGAGCAGTTCCGCTTGCAGGACACACGCTATTACCGCGAGGCGGACAAGTCCAAACATCCGGCATACCTTTTCAGAATGAGTGCTCTTGATCTGGCGCGCGTCGGGTTGCTGTACCTGAGAAAGGGCAAATTCGGTGATCAACAGCTTGTTTCGGAAGATTGGGTGGAGCGAAGCACGTCGGTCAAACATGCGTGGAAGCAGAACCAACCATCGGCTGGTTACGGCTATTTGTGGCAGGTGACGAAGGATGGCTTCTATGCAGCTGGTCGAGGAGGGCAGCGACTCTATGTAGTCCCAAAACGTGGTCTCGTTATCGTGCACCTTGCGGACACGTCCGGCGGACAGAAGGTCAAGAACAGCAATGTCAAGCGGCTGTATAGAATGATACTTAACGCTCAAGAGACGAGAACCGACGTCGATCCGATGACTGGCATTGAGCCCGACGAGGATGGTGACGGTCAGGACTGA
- a CDS encoding CapA family protein produces the protein MTKTVAGIVRGVWSSNEWRYYIEALNYYDEVVYINPRLVTYNLDRSARSVSIVHNGNSLNDLSMLYTFGYAQETLLLAKFLQFVGCPTSDPYHLISRDGLGKVNDLASFVQSGFGTTAHVLPSIEAATTYFQQLGADSYPLLLKPVAGNKGRGIKRVENVQEALAACKTHFTRSKDVLLLEKYMNYRNEYRVYVVDGNPIAAYERRKQEGSVVSNLHQGGSVVAIDDGLKSELLTTVWPGLAKKLKHGVYGVDLAVTDTSSVHVIEVNRTPGFSGLDRLGLVNFPRRVHAVISRRSRKPEPAPVAEPGYESVITILGDINPGDSYWERADVKKRQRSSKRKSAEATAAKFRSILESSDYTVGNLEVSLTDRRDSSLTGIKPYLDRASAEGTIRLLHDLGIKSVSLGNNHTMDFGEAGLMDTIQALKAGGIGFFGAGETRDAATAVVHHHVTVGNLALHLIFAGGFESRRNHQQWGYYAGPATAGVNMWSKASAREQLCALRKEYPDAFIIAFPHWGSNYEYASERQQSLARVFCDCGADLVIGHGSHMMQQITRYGHKWIVYGIGNFVFNSPGRFAGYEVLPFGLIARLTLQLKNERLAPKLYLYPIQSDNRVTSYQPNFVSAQDFERVAKFYMPSNEEGGAIASTVQSGKDNWGYYLSLALSLPGTADRSRHAASFASSGQARAG, from the coding sequence ATGACAAAAACCGTAGCAGGTATTGTCAGAGGCGTCTGGTCAAGCAACGAGTGGCGGTATTACATAGAAGCGCTGAATTATTACGACGAGGTCGTCTACATAAACCCTCGACTCGTAACGTATAACCTGGATCGCAGCGCACGCTCAGTCAGTATCGTTCATAATGGCAATTCATTGAATGATCTGTCTATGCTCTATACATTCGGCTACGCCCAAGAGACACTGTTACTGGCGAAGTTCTTGCAGTTCGTTGGCTGCCCGACATCCGATCCCTATCACCTGATCAGCCGTGATGGCCTTGGCAAGGTGAATGATCTCGCATCGTTCGTGCAATCCGGTTTCGGAACGACAGCCCACGTCTTGCCGTCAATTGAAGCTGCCACAACGTATTTCCAGCAGCTTGGCGCCGATTCATATCCTCTTCTTCTGAAGCCGGTCGCTGGCAATAAAGGACGAGGCATAAAACGCGTGGAAAACGTGCAGGAAGCACTTGCGGCCTGCAAAACCCACTTCACGCGAAGCAAAGATGTATTGCTTCTCGAAAAGTACATGAACTACCGGAACGAATATCGTGTCTACGTTGTCGACGGAAATCCCATCGCAGCCTACGAGAGACGAAAGCAAGAGGGTAGCGTAGTCAGCAACCTGCACCAGGGCGGGTCTGTGGTCGCCATAGATGACGGGCTGAAGTCGGAGCTGCTAACGACCGTTTGGCCCGGTTTAGCCAAAAAACTGAAACACGGCGTATATGGGGTCGATCTTGCCGTCACTGATACCAGTAGCGTCCACGTCATTGAAGTAAACCGCACGCCGGGCTTCTCCGGTCTGGACCGGCTGGGCTTGGTCAACTTTCCCCGACGCGTTCATGCCGTGATCAGCCGGCGGTCCCGGAAACCCGAACCGGCTCCGGTGGCTGAGCCTGGATATGAAAGCGTCATCACCATCCTGGGCGACATCAATCCGGGCGACAGCTACTGGGAGCGAGCTGACGTCAAAAAACGCCAACGCAGTTCAAAGCGAAAGAGCGCTGAAGCCACCGCCGCGAAGTTCCGCAGCATATTGGAATCCTCAGACTACACCGTCGGCAATCTTGAAGTGAGCCTGACTGATCGGCGTGACTCGTCCCTCACCGGCATCAAGCCTTACCTGGACCGCGCCTCTGCTGAAGGAACAATACGACTCCTGCATGATCTCGGTATAAAGTCGGTATCGCTGGGAAACAACCATACGATGGACTTCGGCGAAGCCGGGTTGATGGACACCATCCAGGCGTTGAAAGCCGGCGGCATCGGCTTCTTTGGAGCGGGTGAGACGCGTGATGCGGCAACCGCTGTCGTTCACCACCATGTCACAGTCGGAAACTTGGCACTCCACCTCATTTTTGCCGGGGGCTTCGAATCCAGACGAAACCATCAGCAATGGGGCTATTATGCGGGACCCGCGACTGCTGGCGTGAATATGTGGTCGAAGGCCTCCGCCAGAGAACAATTATGCGCGCTCCGCAAAGAATACCCTGACGCGTTCATCATTGCGTTCCCGCATTGGGGCAGCAACTACGAATATGCCTCGGAGCGCCAGCAGAGCCTGGCTAGGGTGTTTTGCGATTGTGGTGCCGATCTGGTGATCGGTCACGGATCGCACATGATGCAACAAATCACTCGCTATGGGCACAAATGGATAGTGTATGGGATCGGGAACTTTGTCTTCAATTCGCCCGGTCGCTTTGCCGGATATGAGGTCTTGCCCTTTGGACTCATCGCACGTCTGACACTGCAACTGAAGAATGAGCGGTTGGCGCCGAAGCTCTATCTCTATCCGATACAGAGTGACAACAGAGTCACCTCATACCAGCCGAATTTCGTGTCCGCACAGGACTTCGAGCGGGTGGCGAAGTTCTACATGCCCTCCAATGAAGAGGGCGGCGCGATTGCCTCGACAGTTCAGAGCGGAAAAGACAACTGGGGCTATTATTTATCGCTGGCCTTGTCGCTGCCGGGCACGGCTGATCGGTCAAGGCATGCAGCCTCTTTCGCATCAAGTGGTCAGGCTCGAGCGGGGTAG
- a CDS encoding P1 family peptidase, whose amino-acid sequence MSRPRARDLGLPFPGTPGPLNAITDIPGLAVGFCTLTDPARNIRTGVTAVLPRPEREARPVWAGQFTLNGNGEMTGTHWVNDAGYFVGPVLITNTHGVGAAHTGATRWMLDHYSDHFRGLHHAWAMPIVAETYDGVLNDINAMFVTPEHAIAALEARSTGPVAEGSTGGGNGMIAYEFKAGTGSASRLVEVGGRQHIVATLVQANHGIRPWLNILGRPVGRLMTEGPLHRQETGSIIVIVATDAPLSPLALRQMAKRAAIGIGRGGTPGGNNSGDLFLAFSTANPGPMPEAAPVFSIREEINQDALDRFYLAAVEAVEEAVVNSLVAGEDVPTIKPPGQVCRAIDRERLAELFAY is encoded by the coding sequence ATGAGCCGTCCACGCGCCCGCGACCTGGGCCTGCCCTTTCCGGGCACGCCTGGTCCCCTGAACGCCATCACCGACATTCCGGGACTGGCCGTAGGCTTCTGCACGCTGACCGATCCCGCGCGGAATATCCGCACCGGTGTCACCGCCGTACTTCCCCGTCCGGAGCGCGAGGCAAGGCCGGTCTGGGCCGGCCAGTTCACGCTGAACGGGAACGGCGAGATGACCGGCACGCATTGGGTGAACGACGCGGGGTACTTCGTCGGCCCCGTACTGATCACCAACACGCATGGGGTAGGAGCGGCCCACACAGGGGCGACCCGCTGGATGCTCGACCACTACAGCGATCATTTCCGCGGCCTCCACCACGCCTGGGCAATGCCGATCGTCGCGGAGACCTACGACGGCGTCCTCAACGATATCAACGCCATGTTCGTCACCCCCGAGCATGCGATTGCAGCACTCGAGGCGCGCTCGACCGGACCGGTGGCCGAGGGTTCTACGGGCGGCGGAAACGGCATGATCGCCTATGAGTTCAAGGCCGGAACCGGCAGCGCATCGCGCCTGGTTGAAGTCGGCGGGCGCCAACACATTGTTGCCACGCTGGTGCAAGCCAACCACGGCATCCGGCCCTGGCTCAACATTCTTGGCCGTCCGGTGGGCAGGCTGATGACGGAGGGCCCCCTGCACAGGCAGGAGACTGGCTCGATCATTGTCATTGTTGCCACGGATGCACCACTGTCGCCGTTGGCGCTACGGCAGATGGCCAAGCGTGCGGCAATCGGCATCGGCCGCGGGGGCACTCCCGGAGGTAACAATTCCGGAGATCTGTTTCTCGCGTTCTCGACGGCGAATCCGGGACCGATGCCAGAGGCGGCTCCCGTCTTCTCGATCCGCGAGGAAATCAATCAGGATGCGCTCGACCGCTTCTACCTCGCAGCCGTCGAGGCGGTGGAAGAGGCTGTCGTCAATTCCCTCGTCGCGGGCGAGGACGTGCCCACCATTAAGCCTCCGGGTCAGGTCTGTCGCGCAATCGACCGCGAGCGGCTTGCTGAGCTGTTCGCGTACTGA